TATATGTTAAGCTCTTTGAGCCATAAAAGGTGTTAAAGCACCTACTTGTCCTAATCCTAATTGAATATGCTGCATATGAATTTCAACGCAATTTTGAAAAACTTGTTGATTTTGTGGACTAAGCTTTGATCTTATTTGTTCTATAGTACCTTGAAGCACTTTTAATTCATAAGCATTTCTATCAGAATCAGATAAACTCTGAAAAAGAACATAATTatgtagaataaaaatgaaatctttaattttaatgtaaaagtaattataatgttattacCTTCACTTGTAGCATAAGAGCTGTTAAGTCTGTTACTAATTGATTCATTTTTCCAGGTTCTTTATCATGAATCATATTATTCCTAGCGACCATATCTGATGCTTCCTGTTTACATTTTTCCCGAAGATGAGATGGTGCTAACATCGCTGCAACACTAGGTTCAGGAGCTATTTCTTGACAAAGTTCTtgtatatcatttaaataatcttGTAAAGCTGTATTCATTTTTTCCAATTCGACTATAATTCtgaaaagttattattttgataagacaatagcaaatatttttgtaatcaaTGAATTTATGTATTTTGCATACCCtgcatattttctttcaaagtcTTGTGGAAAGGGTTCTCCAAACGATCGTCGTTTTTCCGCTTCactattcatttcttttaattttttaattttcaattttttagctgctaatattttatttacttttaccaTGAACTCAAGCAACTTTACCGGATAGCCATTCATACTACCACCAATATGAGATTTCTTTGGTACTGATGCTGATGCATTAGAGATTAATGGATCATTGTTTAAACGTggagataataattttactgtATACGGTGGTGAAGGTACATATTGTACATGTCTTGGTCTAAATTTTTGAGCAAATGAAGAAACACTTATGGTTTCTGGTGGTTCATTTGactacaaaatatatttattaatgttgtattattatatcaaaacaTGTTTCtgtaatatgattttattctatgatatttttataaaatatataaaaacttacCAATACTTCATAATCAGGGACACTGTGAGTTCCAAGACCAGCTCTCTCAAATGTAATTCTATAAGTATTATTACTTGTATCCACTGCATCTATACTACCAGTAAACAATCCATCTTGTGGTTTTCGTAACCTTGCAGTAACCTTTGTACCTATAACTAATTGCAATGGTATTTCTGGCGGTAAATCTTTGAAACTGTTTATATCTGCAGTCTTTCTTTGTTGCaacattcttattttttgacgttttctttctagctctcttctttcttcttcaaagaACGATTGTGAACATCTACGTGGTTTGCCCATCATTCTTCTAATTTTGCACCATTCAACACGAGTTAATTTACGCGTTTTTAATTGTGGAAATGATTCTTTTAAACATATCATGAAATCATTATCTCCTTCAAATAAagttctgtaaaaaaaaaaaaaaaaaatattatagatattacaaATAAGATACTACACAGCATTGTAATAACAAGCGCAGTAACACTTACTTATCAATATTACTATAAAACCATTCATAACAAACCCATTTATGTGCTTTGggcaattttaataaatttcttagtCTCATTCCAATTTTTTGTCCTATCTTTCTATCAGGTGAAGGTGGTTGCATAGATTTATCaggttctttttcttgttttaccGTTGGCATTATATTAGGAATATGTGAAATATTGCTATTAGTTTTCTTTGgttcattaattattctattttgtttttttgctGGTGATGGACGAGCTATTTTTTTAGGAGATTGCTTAACATCTGTACTAGAAGGATCCTTCTTGATTCTATAAGGTATTAAAGATATGAAAtactatatttaaaataatcttaaatcttttttataataacatacCTATGATGTGGATGATTAACTAAAATAtcatcataaaataatttattttttttcctaattcTAGCCGGCATTCCTCTACGATTTAAAACTTGGACTGGTTGAGTAGGTGGATTTGGTTTAGGTGGAGGTTGAGTACCTACTCGTTGAAGACCTAAAGCCGCAGGTCCAAGCTCAGGTATTGGCTCAGATTCTTCTGTATCCATATGCAAATCCATTGAATGATTTGAAATTTGCTGATCATCCAGATCCATTGTATCATCATCTACTACCTCGGTTTTAATTTCATCAACTGTAGGATACCCtccatttttaatagataataatgttTCAGCCGACTCATCTAAACAAATAGATTTTATTGACTTAtctcttatattattaaacttttattttaatttatttgagcTACAGCCAAAATTATTAGtgtaatttacttttttattaaatttctttgtttatttttacttataaaataatgctACATTTAAGGAAGAAATTGATCACAAATTTGATAgcataatacataaaataattaaaaaaaaagatgttaagaaattaaaaatattaagaaattaaaaatgttaagaaacaatttaaattttatattattttatgtttctatgtttcaagattattaaaatactacATATACCTTtgattataagaatatattaatattatgtattatacaagAAGAAAGTATACAAAAACTGTAAGGACACACGTTAATTGTTAAGACACATTCAATGTCTTACGTAAATTCTTCCGCCTTAACGGATCTAAATCATTATATCTTAACTTCAAAATACTAACATAACCAAACTTGCAATGAATTTTGTAATGATTATTCTCACTTGTTGCATCATTCAAATTTCtagttttatgaaaataattgtaagtttttctaaaaaaaagcgtaacaatataaagtaatagaaaaaattctaaagGTTAAATCTAATATTGCTTTATGAATATCTTGTTGTCCCGCTTCAATTATGCATTGgtcatttttgaaattttaaaccAGGTCGTCTCAACCGTAACTGAAACGTTGGGTAATAGTTTATTTGCAATCAACCTAATATCTTATCCTATTATTACAAGGAACCAGATAATTTGGTGTTCTAGATatcgtttttttaataagtagaAACACCTTTTACGCTTTGAATTCGATCAAAAGTTATTTGAGTTATACTCACTTTCAATCGTGTCCGCCATGTTGATATCACTAATGCATCATGGGATTGTATTTAAGTCATAAAGTCTACGTTGTAACTAGCGCATACGAATCGGCTATAGAGTTATAATATCAAGAAAGTATATCTAGGTAAAATTATATGCTTATGCACAAATAATATCtgtataaaacatttattttggaatacatgaaagatataaataaatactttgcATCTGTAATAACAAGTActttttaatcatatatacAGATGGTGGCGCGCAGATTTTACGACATCGTAATATTATTCGCTTTTACGTTTCCGTTttgattattacattatatttttaatgtatttggGTTAAATTGAGTTAAATAGTTTTCCAAAgcaaaattcatatatatatgtatgtagaaagTAGAAATTAAGTTGAtcacatatagatacatatatattcacctacgaatatattcatacaaataaagttataaaactTTTGTAACTTGCTAGATTGCATTCTTACAATGTTCTTGGAAATGTCATACatgcattttatttattcaatgcactatcaaagtaatttttatacagTTGATAGCGCAATTATGATAAGTAGTTTAGCATTTTAggttatttcataatataaaaatgttcagaaaataaataattctatttcgtttatttatgtCTATgccataaaataatataattttaatcgatatgaTTAAGAATTATTccatatttaaatgtaaaatacaatttatatggaactttattttgttatctttattatctatatattatctttataatattgtagTGTATTGAGAACATCAAGGTTTAGTAATTaaaagatagatttttaataaaaatacttatcatacacactatatatattaatagtgTAATCTTTTTAACGTTGAATTGAAAATGGaggttaatttatttttttttcttgaccgCACtgaattacattttatattattttatgagaaTCGATATtgttatcgataattatataattattaatcattacaTATGTTGTCACACTGATTATTCACAGATTCTCTAGTTaatatctttgtatttttgttaaattttcaaCAGTGGCGCCATTTTTCTGCAACTACTACTTCAAATTTATTGGTCGAGCGTAGAAGAAAGCACCAATCATCTCTCAGCATCGGACTTCGTACATAGAATAAATacgatgtgtatatatcttattacTCATTCGATATTTAGTGCCTTGATCGTGTACATAACTCGCGAAAGAGAAGTAGATGTCTCttcgtaatttatatttatcaacaaacatttttcttagatttatgaagtaaataatttagatGTTACATATCGCGtagtagaaaatattcttatgaaatgatttaatattatgatattttgcatatcatttattatctttatatatgcGAATAACATTTTCTCGATTAAAACAGGCGATGATAACATATATTGCCGTGAGAAGAATAGATTGATTACTTCCGAAGATAGTGACGAATACTTGCTTGCAAGTGCTGAAATTAATACGATGGTAAAGTTACTGTGCCGATACTGGtaagagatattaaatatttatattgccAAAATTAATAGTTATTGATGAAAATGTATTGGTAATATTAGTATGAAAATGTggtatgaaaatatgaatattagtatgaaaaattttaaataatcatgTAGCTGGGTATGTTGTAGTAatgataatgaagaaaaacaaCCTAAAATATGGTATTATCAAGATCGGTTGCAAACTTTACCAGAGAAAGAAGTACCGTTAGGAATGGACAATAATGTGTcatataatagaatttatgTAACGTTAgatctttcattaattataaaagatattgaaaagaCAGATGCTGGAATTTATCGATGTCATGGTCAAGAAGGGCAAGAGGaagaatacaaatttaattatagaatagaacgtaatatcatttatacaCATGATTCTATtccatttttaaatcaaaaggttttaaaatttttaattaagtaataacatataaaatgtCATTTTAGCAATGTTAAAAGATCAAAGAGATACATTTATAGAAACAGGAAACATTACTAAATGGGAAGAGTATCGTGTGATAAACTTATTATCTGTGACTACACGCTTTGCTGTAtgaattttaaatacaatgtaaaatgaaataacaatatataaaatatatttgataatactAATAGTACCTATGTATATGATACTTTGCTTTAGATATCTAGAATGCTTGATCTTGTTTATTTACGACAAGAAGGCGTCATTCTAGAAGTAATTTCTGAATGGGGACCTTGGGGTCCATgtgaaaaatgtatacataataaagGAGTAAAAACTCGTAGAGGGTATTGTAGAGTGAAGCGTCAATTTGATAAagtaaactatatatatagtattagaCATGATtgataaactatatatatatatatatatatatatatatatatatatatatatatatgcaaaatatcatttgttaaaattttatcatatcagacaattttgaaaatataataggcAGTAATTATTTGCTATTAACTTTACAGACCGTAATATTGGATCATACTTCTTTactcataaaattttttaataaaacccCTATGTTACCTTGCAAGTAAGAATATGACGCAAATAGAatcatataatacaaatagaaaatataaaaatgatgcaTTTTACAGATCTATACTTCTTCAAGAAGAATTTCCTCTTATCAGCAGTGCTGTAAGATATTTGCCTGAATTTGATTTGGAAGAGGCATGTAAGAATTGTacgaaagtaaagaaaaagaaaaaggggaaaaaatttaaatatagaaaacaGTACGTGTTCTTAGAGGGCGCTCATTCTGCTATTTCGTGTCCGGAGTACGTTATGTATTTGTTTCATATAATTGGACAACAATAAGTTGTTTTggtttataaatatagatcAGACTTGCAATCGCAAATAGTTTGGAAAAAGGACTCGATTGTTTTAAAGCAAGGCGTAAGTCGATCGTTTCGTAAAACAGATACTGAAGCTCGAGTGATGGTTGATACATTTTCAACTCTTTACATAATTGGTATTGTTTCGtttctgaaaataataaattcagtttattaataattaaacatgcaatgatatttatatctaatagaTATTACGAAAGACGAGGAAGGTAA
Above is a window of Vespula vulgaris chromosome 4, iyVesVulg1.1, whole genome shotgun sequence DNA encoding:
- the LOC127063495 gene encoding protein lin-9 homolog isoform X2 → MDLDDQQISNHSMDLHMDTEESEPIPELGPAALGLQRVGTQPPPKPNPPTQPVQVLNRRGMPARIRKKNKLFYDDILVNHPHHRIKKDPSSTDVKQSPKKIARPSPAKKQNRIINEPKKTNSNISHIPNIMPTVKQEKEPDKSMQPPSPDRKIGQKIGMRLRNLLKLPKAHKWVCYEWFYSNIDKTLFEGDNDFMICLKESFPQLKTRKLTRVEWCKIRRMMGKPRRCSQSFFEEERRELERKRQKIRMLQQRKTADINSFKDLPPEIPLQLVIGTKVTARLRKPQDGLFTGSIDAVDTSNNTYRITFERAGLGTHSVPDYEVLSNEPPETISVSSFAQKFRPRHVQYVPSPPYTVKLLSPRLNNDPLISNASASVPKKSHIGGSMNGYPVKLLEFMVKVNKILAAKKLKIKKLKEMNSEAEKRRSFGEPFPQDFERKYAGIIVELEKMNTALQDYLNDIQELCQEIAPEPSVAAMLAPSHLREKCKQEASDMVARNNMIHDKEPGKMNQLVTDLTALMLQVKSLSDSDRNAYELKVLQGTIEQIRSKLSPQNQQVFQNCVEIHMQHIQLGLGQVGALTPFMAQRA
- the LOC127063495 gene encoding protein lin-9 homolog isoform X1 yields the protein MADTIENESAETLLSIKNGGYPTVDEIKTEVVDDDTMDLDDQQISNHSMDLHMDTEESEPIPELGPAALGLQRVGTQPPPKPNPPTQPVQVLNRRGMPARIRKKNKLFYDDILVNHPHHRIKKDPSSTDVKQSPKKIARPSPAKKQNRIINEPKKTNSNISHIPNIMPTVKQEKEPDKSMQPPSPDRKIGQKIGMRLRNLLKLPKAHKWVCYEWFYSNIDKTLFEGDNDFMICLKESFPQLKTRKLTRVEWCKIRRMMGKPRRCSQSFFEEERRELERKRQKIRMLQQRKTADINSFKDLPPEIPLQLVIGTKVTARLRKPQDGLFTGSIDAVDTSNNTYRITFERAGLGTHSVPDYEVLSNEPPETISVSSFAQKFRPRHVQYVPSPPYTVKLLSPRLNNDPLISNASASVPKKSHIGGSMNGYPVKLLEFMVKVNKILAAKKLKIKKLKEMNSEAEKRRSFGEPFPQDFERKYAGIIVELEKMNTALQDYLNDIQELCQEIAPEPSVAAMLAPSHLREKCKQEASDMVARNNMIHDKEPGKMNQLVTDLTALMLQVKSLSDSDRNAYELKVLQGTIEQIRSKLSPQNQQVFQNCVEIHMQHIQLGLGQVGALTPFMAQRA
- the LOC127063009 gene encoding uncharacterized protein LOC127063009, with protein sequence MIFCISFIIFIYANNIFSIKTGDDNIYCREKNRLITSEDSDEYLLASAEINTMVKLLCRYCNDNEEKQPKIWYYQDRLQTLPEKEVPLGMDNNVSYNRIYVTLDLSLIIKDIEKTDAGIYRCHGQEGQEEEYKFNYRIEPMLKDQRDTFIETGNITKWEEYRVINLLSVTTRFAISRMLDLVYLRQEGVILEVISEWGPWGPCEKCIHNKGVKTRRGYCRVKRQFDKTVILDHTSLLIKFFNKTPMLPCKSILLQEEFPLISSAVRYLPEFDLEEACKNCTKVKKKKKGKKFKYRKQYVFLEGAHSAISCPESDLQSQIVWKKDSIVLKQGVSRSFRKTDTEARVMVDTFSTLYIIDITKDEEGNYTCYVDNVNMMQMKIIVVSKSKFFTLAFMRHMGYLGFILLLSSFCYCSGLIMACRRRDTFKVVLPEKKNDVEEESIPTICVGNEK